Proteins co-encoded in one Capsicum annuum cultivar UCD-10X-F1 chromosome 9, UCD10Xv1.1, whole genome shotgun sequence genomic window:
- the LOC124887220 gene encoding acanthoscurrin-1-like produces MQFLIHKRAVQHYIYLPNKIHIHPVVLLLVLASGIVSANIEMGNRRFLGSSAGSASGSGGGLRGSGLGVGGTLNDVGSIGVTRAGGLLGGAGVASAGGGN; encoded by the exons ATGCAATTCTTGATCCACAAAAGGGCAGTTCAACACTATATATACTTGCccaacaaaatacatattcatcCAG TAGTGTTGTTGCTTGTTCTTGCAAGTGGCATCGTTTCAGCCAACATTGAGATGGGCAACAGGCGCTTTCTTGGATCATCAGCTGGCTCAGCGAGTGGTAGTGGCGGCGGCTTAAGAGGCAGTGGACTTGGTGTTGGTGGGACTCTTAATGATGTAGGAAGTATTGGTGTTACAAGGGCTGGGGGTTTGCTTGGTGGTGCTGGTGTTGCCTCTGCTGGTGGGGGAAATTAA